The Altererythrobacter sp. CAU 1644 genome has a window encoding:
- the gshB gene encoding glutathione synthase codes for MTLRVAVQMDPIETINIAGDSSFALMLAAQERGHEVFEYHVESLTLDADDRLFAQCYPVKVQRVEGDHFSKGEAQRLDLGSDIDVVLMRQDPPFHMGYITATHMLERIQHETLVVNDPANVRNAPEKVMVLNYRRFMPPTLVTRSIDEVRRFMSEHGAVVVKPIHGNGGKAIFRVPESGDNLSALFEVFNQTWPEPHMVQPFLPEVAEGDKRIVLIDGEVAGAINRKPGEGEFRSNLAMGGSAEATQLTEREREICNAMGPELKRLGLTFVGIDVIGGKYLTEINVTSPTGIVAIDKFNGTDTPGMIWDAIEARLAEKGKVR; via the coding sequence ATGACTTTGCGCGTCGCCGTCCAGATGGACCCGATAGAGACGATCAACATCGCGGGCGATTCCTCGTTCGCTTTGATGCTCGCGGCGCAGGAACGCGGGCATGAGGTGTTCGAATACCATGTCGAGAGCCTGACGCTCGATGCCGATGATCGGCTGTTTGCGCAGTGCTATCCGGTGAAGGTCCAGCGCGTCGAAGGTGATCACTTCAGCAAGGGCGAAGCGCAGCGGCTCGACCTCGGCAGCGACATCGATGTCGTCCTGATGCGGCAGGACCCGCCCTTTCACATGGGCTATATTACCGCGACGCACATGCTCGAGCGGATCCAGCACGAGACGCTGGTGGTCAACGATCCTGCCAATGTCCGCAATGCGCCTGAAAAGGTGATGGTGCTCAACTACCGCCGCTTCATGCCGCCCACGCTGGTGACGCGTTCGATCGACGAAGTCCGCCGCTTCATGTCCGAGCATGGCGCGGTGGTCGTCAAGCCGATCCACGGTAACGGCGGCAAGGCGATCTTCCGCGTGCCCGAAAGTGGCGACAATCTCTCGGCCCTGTTCGAAGTATTTAACCAGACCTGGCCCGAGCCGCATATGGTCCAGCCCTTTCTCCCCGAAGTGGCCGAAGGCGACAAGCGTATCGTATTGATCGACGGAGAGGTCGCGGGCGCGATCAATCGCAAACCGGGTGAGGGCGAGTTCCGCTCCAACCTCGCCATGGGCGGTAGTGCAGAGGCGACCCAGTTGACCGAGCGCGAACGCGAGATTTGCAATGCCATGGGGCCCGAGCTCAAGCGCCTCGGGCTGACCTTTGTCGGGATCGACGTGATCGGCGGCAAGTATCTGACCGAGATCAACGTCACCTCGCCGACCGGGATCGTCGCGATCGACAAGTTCAACGGCACCGACACGCCGGGCATGATCTGGGACGCTATCGAAGCGCGGTTGGCTGAGAAAGGCAAGGTCCGCTAG
- a CDS encoding CAP family protein, translated as MRRGRIQTIFAAGAIALAIAATATSAGGRAPTNRFATELLEVHNSERSQFGAPELQWSQKLAREAQQWAHVLAREGRMRHASNDERSGAGENLWMGQAGAYSARYMVEAFAAEKRHFKPGTFPHISRTGNWRDVGHYTQVVWHGTREVGCAVARNQSDDFLVCRYWPAGNTYGAEVKRLARR; from the coding sequence ATGAGACGGGGTCGAATCCAAACCATTTTCGCTGCCGGGGCGATTGCCCTGGCGATCGCAGCAACCGCGACTTCGGCGGGCGGTCGCGCGCCGACCAATCGCTTTGCTACCGAACTGCTCGAAGTACATAACTCCGAGCGGTCGCAGTTTGGCGCGCCTGAACTGCAATGGAGCCAGAAGCTGGCGCGTGAGGCGCAGCAATGGGCACATGTGCTGGCACGCGAGGGTCGCATGCGTCACGCCTCGAACGACGAGCGCAGCGGCGCCGGGGAAAACCTCTGGATGGGTCAGGCCGGGGCGTATTCCGCGCGCTACATGGTCGAAGCCTTCGCCGCCGAGAAGCGCCACTTCAAGCCGGGGACCTTCCCGCACATCTCGCGCACGGGGAACTGGCGCGATGTCGGGCACTACACGCAAGTCGTGTGGCACGGCACGCGCGAGGTCGGTTGCGCAGTGGCGCGCAACCAGAGCGACGACTTCCTCGTGTGCCGCTACTGGCCCGCTGGCAATACCTATGGCGCGGAGGTCAAGCGGCTCGCCCGCCGCTGA
- the rph gene encoding ribonuclease PH, producing the protein MRPSGRAPDEMRAITIETGFTKHAEGCCLVSFGDTRVLCTASVEERLPPWLRGKGEGWVTGEYSMLPRSTHTRGMREAAKGKQSGRTQEIQRLIGRSLRAVVDLKKLGERQITLDCDVLQADGGTRTASISGAWVALRIAVDKLMAEGAIKEDPITGQVAAISCGIFSGTPVLDLDYPEDSSAEADANFVLIEGGQIAEVQATAEGATYDEEGLLRLLRLARIGCDRIFAAQRDAVK; encoded by the coding sequence ATGCGACCATCCGGCCGTGCGCCCGACGAAATGCGCGCCATCACCATCGAGACCGGTTTTACCAAGCATGCCGAGGGTTGTTGCCTCGTCAGCTTCGGCGACACGCGCGTGCTGTGCACCGCCAGCGTCGAGGAACGCCTGCCGCCATGGCTGCGCGGCAAGGGCGAAGGCTGGGTGACGGGCGAATACTCGATGCTCCCCCGCTCGACTCATACGCGCGGCATGCGCGAGGCGGCGAAGGGCAAGCAATCGGGGCGGACGCAGGAAATCCAGCGGCTCATCGGCCGTTCCTTGCGCGCCGTGGTCGATCTCAAGAAGCTCGGCGAGCGCCAGATCACCCTCGACTGCGACGTGTTGCAGGCTGATGGCGGTACCCGCACGGCGAGCATATCGGGTGCATGGGTGGCTCTCCGCATTGCCGTGGACAAGCTGATGGCCGAGGGCGCAATCAAGGAAGACCCCATCACCGGACAGGTCGCAGCGATCAGTTGCGGCATCTTCAGCGGCACCCCGGTGCTCGATCTCGACTATCCCGAAGACTCCTCGGCGGAAGCCGACGCCAACTTCGTGCTGATCGAAGGCGGGCAGATCGCCGAGGTCCAGGCAACCGCGGAAGGTGCCACCTATGACGAGGAAGGGCTGCTGCGCCTGCTCCGCCTCGCCCGGATCGGCTGCGACCGGATCTTCGCGGCGCAAAGGGATGCGGTGAAGTGA
- a CDS encoding YraN family protein, translating into MRRQRAERQGRDAERWASVWLRLQGWKLLASRVKTPRGEIDLIMRRSGVVAFIEVKWRKRAQDLDHAIDSYRLGRVAAAVECVAHDYVREGEDLRIDVMLLAPGALPRHIVNAWQP; encoded by the coding sequence GTGAGGCGACAACGCGCGGAAAGGCAGGGCCGCGATGCGGAGCGCTGGGCCTCGGTCTGGTTGCGCCTCCAGGGCTGGAAACTGCTCGCCAGCAGGGTCAAGACGCCTCGCGGAGAAATCGACCTGATCATGCGCCGAAGCGGTGTCGTGGCCTTTATCGAAGTGAAATGGCGCAAGCGCGCACAAGACCTCGATCATGCCATCGATTCCTACCGGCTTGGCCGCGTGGCGGCAGCGGTCGAATGCGTGGCGCATGACTATGTTCGCGAGGGCGAGGATTTGCGGATCGACGTGATGCTCCTTGCGCCCGGCGCCTTGCCGCGCCACATCGTCAACGCCTGGCAGCCCTGA
- the hemW gene encoding radical SAM family heme chaperone HemW, translated as MARALYIHWPFCARKCPYCDFNSHVRHQVDIDQWRAALLADMRHEAGLAGGEALESIFFGGGTPSLMPPALVGDLLAEAEKLWGFAKDIEITLEANPSSVEASNFAALAQVGVNRVSLGIQSLYDDTLQFLGRLHSSDEALAALDVAQASFDRVSFDLIYARPGQTADAWENELAQALSFGTDHLSLYQLTIEPSTRFETDVRLGKFTPLDDDPAADLYALTQEMTSAAGLPAYEISNYARPGQESRHNLTYWRYRDYCGIGPGAHGRRLGTATERHKKPENFLKACAEQGHGANIERALGNAEMASETLLVGLRLVEGVDLGAIKTRFGITRQHLLDADKLALHENLGLVWQNGERIGLTQAGMPLLDALLGELVSDDLVAA; from the coding sequence GTGGCACGCGCTCTCTACATCCACTGGCCCTTTTGCGCTCGCAAATGCCCCTATTGCGACTTCAACAGCCATGTCCGCCACCAGGTCGACATCGATCAATGGCGCGCGGCGCTGCTTGCCGACATGCGGCATGAAGCGGGATTGGCAGGCGGGGAGGCGTTGGAATCGATCTTTTTCGGCGGCGGCACGCCATCGCTGATGCCGCCAGCGCTGGTGGGGGATCTGCTGGCTGAGGCAGAGAAGCTGTGGGGCTTCGCCAAGGACATCGAGATCACGCTGGAGGCTAATCCGTCATCGGTCGAGGCGTCGAATTTTGCGGCACTGGCGCAGGTTGGCGTGAACCGAGTATCCCTTGGAATTCAATCGCTTTACGACGATACCTTACAGTTTCTTGGCCGCTTGCACTCATCAGATGAGGCGCTGGCTGCGCTTGACGTGGCCCAGGCAAGTTTCGACCGCGTGAGTTTCGACCTGATCTATGCCCGGCCCGGGCAGACGGCGGATGCATGGGAGAATGAACTGGCGCAGGCGCTCAGCTTTGGCACCGACCATCTCTCGCTCTACCAACTCACCATTGAACCGAGCACGAGGTTCGAGACCGACGTACGGCTCGGCAAATTCACGCCGCTGGACGACGACCCGGCCGCCGATCTCTATGCCCTGACGCAAGAGATGACATCTGCCGCGGGGCTCCCGGCCTACGAGATATCGAACTACGCCCGGCCGGGGCAGGAGAGCCGCCACAACCTCACCTATTGGCGCTATCGCGACTATTGCGGGATCGGCCCCGGCGCGCACGGAAGAAGGCTCGGCACGGCGACCGAGCGGCACAAGAAGCCCGAAAACTTTCTCAAGGCTTGCGCAGAACAGGGCCACGGCGCGAACATCGAGCGCGCGCTGGGAAATGCCGAAATGGCCTCGGAAACGCTGCTGGTCGGACTGCGCCTGGTCGAAGGGGTGGACCTGGGCGCGATCAAAACCAGGTTCGGCATAACCCGACAGCACCTGCTCGATGCGGACAAGCTCGCGCTGCACGAGAACCTCGGCCTCGTCTGGCAGAACGGCGAACGCATCGGACTGACACAAGCGGGGATGCCCTTGCTCGATGCGCTGTTGGGCGAGCTGGTCAGCGACGATCTGGTCGCGGCGTGA
- the rdgB gene encoding RdgB/HAM1 family non-canonical purine NTP pyrophosphatase — protein MTRRLGSGSLVIATHNSGKLKEISALLEPHGIKCISAGSLGLPEPAETGKSFVENALIKARAAAEASGLAALADDSGLSVDALDGRPGVYTADWAERQWFEGDPGRDWYMAMGKVEGMLQQLGPETDRSAAFHCVLAIAWPDGEYAIYEGKCPGSLTWPPRGEMGFGYDPVFVPEGGEQTFAEIEPSEKHAISHRADAFAKLTAEQFGV, from the coding sequence GTGACCCGGCGGCTCGGTTCGGGCTCGCTGGTCATTGCGACGCATAACTCGGGCAAGCTCAAGGAGATTTCCGCGCTGCTCGAGCCGCATGGTATCAAGTGCATCAGCGCAGGTTCGCTGGGGCTGCCCGAGCCGGCCGAGACCGGCAAGAGTTTCGTCGAGAACGCACTGATCAAGGCGCGCGCTGCAGCCGAGGCATCGGGTCTTGCGGCGCTCGCCGACGACAGCGGGCTGTCGGTCGATGCGCTCGACGGACGTCCCGGGGTCTACACCGCCGACTGGGCCGAGCGCCAATGGTTCGAAGGTGATCCCGGGCGCGACTGGTACATGGCGATGGGCAAGGTCGAGGGGATGCTACAGCAGCTTGGCCCCGAAACCGATCGCAGCGCGGCTTTCCATTGCGTGCTGGCCATCGCCTGGCCCGATGGCGAATATGCCATCTATGAAGGCAAATGCCCCGGCTCGCTGACCTGGCCGCCGCGTGGTGAAATGGGCTTTGGCTACGACCCGGTGTTCGTCCCGGAGGGCGGCGAGCAGACTTTTGCCGAAATCGAGCCGAGCGAAAAGCACGCCATCAGCCACCGGGCCGATGCCTTTGCCAAGCTCACCGCGGAACAGTTCGGCGTGTGA
- a CDS encoding tyrosine recombinase XerC gives MSKADLLETWREHLAQSRRRSPHTVRAYLACANRLLEALEIEEWPQVARLEAPDLRRHLANRRAEGIANASAARELSALKALIGFAREQTGQADPSPPRLRGPRIKKGLPRPVTPDDATNIADLVAGSANADWIGERDRAVLLLLYGSGLRIAEALSLKGRDIPLGEVLQVTGKGGKQRLVPILPITREAVNAYARKCPWPLEAEDALFRGAKGGPLSQGMVQKAMAKARRLLGLPDTATPHALRHSFATHLLGAGADLRSLQELLGHASLGSTQIYTKVDAATMLENYRNAHRRAKKR, from the coding sequence GTGAGCAAAGCAGACCTTCTCGAAACCTGGCGCGAACATCTGGCGCAATCGCGACGCCGCAGCCCGCATACCGTGCGCGCCTATCTCGCCTGCGCCAATCGGCTGCTCGAAGCGCTCGAAATCGAGGAGTGGCCGCAGGTGGCAAGGCTCGAAGCGCCGGACCTGCGTCGCCATCTCGCCAATCGCCGCGCCGAAGGTATCGCCAATGCGAGCGCCGCACGGGAGCTGTCGGCGCTCAAGGCGCTGATCGGCTTTGCCCGCGAACAGACCGGCCAGGCCGACCCCTCCCCGCCCCGATTGCGCGGCCCGCGGATCAAGAAGGGCCTGCCTCGCCCGGTTACGCCCGATGATGCGACCAATATCGCCGACCTTGTCGCGGGCAGTGCCAATGCCGACTGGATCGGCGAGCGCGACCGCGCTGTACTGCTGCTGCTCTACGGTTCGGGATTGCGCATTGCCGAAGCGCTGTCGCTCAAGGGACGCGACATTCCGCTGGGCGAAGTGCTGCAGGTGACCGGCAAGGGCGGCAAGCAGCGCCTTGTGCCAATCCTCCCGATCACGCGCGAGGCGGTGAACGCCTATGCCCGCAAGTGCCCCTGGCCGCTCGAAGCCGAGGATGCGCTGTTTCGCGGCGCGAAGGGTGGCCCGCTCAGCCAGGGCATGGTGCAAAAGGCCATGGCGAAGGCGCGGCGCCTGCTCGGCCTGCCCGACACCGCGACACCCCACGCGCTGCGACACAGCTTTGCGACGCATCTGTTGGGCGCGGGTGCGGATCTGCGCTCGCTACAGGAACTGCTCGGTCACGCATCGCTAGGCTCGACCCAGATCTACACCAAGGTCGATGCCGCAACGATGCTGGAGAATTACCGCAACGCGCATCGGCGGGCGAAGAAACGGTAA
- the rsmI gene encoding 16S rRNA (cytidine(1402)-2'-O)-methyltransferase yields MSITPRPESSLSEPLVPGLYIVATPIGNLGDVTLRAVDVLSRCDRVACEDTRVTGKLLKHLGISKPMWRYDDHASERDREKLVDACRTQAVALVSDAGTPLVSDPGYRLVRDVREAGIAVTTLPGACAAIAGLTLSGLPNDRFLFAGFIPVKEKARADFLDDLAGIDATLIFYETGPRLLKSLTAIAEKWPDREVAVARELTKLHEECRAGTAAELAEHYGEHAPKGEIVLLVGPPAEQAPGGDPDALLREALATLKPSQAAAHVAKATGLDRKELYARAMELKQA; encoded by the coding sequence GTGAGCATCACCCCAAGACCTGAATCCAGCCTGTCTGAACCGCTGGTCCCCGGCCTCTACATCGTCGCGACGCCGATTGGCAATCTCGGCGATGTAACGCTCCGTGCGGTCGATGTATTGAGCCGCTGCGATCGGGTAGCCTGCGAAGACACTCGGGTAACTGGCAAGCTGCTCAAGCATCTCGGGATTTCAAAACCGATGTGGCGCTATGACGACCACGCCTCGGAACGGGATCGGGAAAAGCTGGTCGATGCCTGCCGCACCCAAGCGGTGGCCCTGGTGAGCGATGCCGGCACGCCGCTGGTCTCCGATCCCGGATATCGCCTGGTGCGGGACGTTCGCGAGGCGGGCATTGCGGTCACCACCCTGCCTGGAGCTTGCGCAGCGATAGCGGGCTTGACGCTTTCGGGCCTTCCCAACGACAGGTTCCTCTTTGCCGGATTCATCCCGGTGAAGGAGAAAGCGCGGGCCGATTTCCTCGACGATCTGGCGGGAATCGATGCGACGCTGATTTTCTACGAGACTGGCCCCCGCCTGTTGAAATCGCTCACTGCCATCGCCGAGAAGTGGCCGGATCGAGAGGTCGCCGTGGCGCGCGAGCTAACCAAGCTCCACGAGGAATGCCGCGCCGGCACGGCGGCGGAACTGGCGGAACATTACGGGGAACATGCTCCCAAGGGGGAGATCGTGCTGCTGGTCGGGCCACCGGCGGAACAGGCGCCGGGCGGCGATCCGGACGCATTGCTGCGCGAGGCGCTAGCGACGCTCAAGCCTTCGCAGGCGGCCGCACATGTTGCCAAGGCCACGGGGCTCGATCGCAAGGAGCTCTACGCTCGCGCCATGGAGCTCAAGCAGGCGTGA